Below is a genomic region from Geoglobus acetivorans.
AATCAACGCCGAGCAGCGACCTCACGAGATTCTCCCTGGACCACTCCCCTCCGCTAAACCTTTCAAACATCATTGCCTTCTCGCCTGCCTTACCGAAAACCTCTGCGTAGATCTCCATATATGACTTTCCTCTTTCATAAAGCTCCAAACACCTCTGTCTCAACCACTTGAGGTAATTCAGGTACTCCTCGACCTCTTCTCTGCGGTATATTCCATGCCCTCCAAACGCAATCTCGAAATCATGATTGAGCAACCTCTCCAGGGATTCGATGATCTGAACATATCTCTCATACCTCAGAGCCACGGATACCCTCTTTGCTGCAATCAGATCCCCGATGAAGGCATAACCATCCAGAATGTAAACAACATGATCCCGGGAATGTCCAGGAGTGTAAACGAACTCTATTTCAGGTTCCCTGAACCTCTCGGCGGGAATCTGTTCAACCTCTCCCCATACCAGCTTCCGGTAGTCAGGTATCTCAAATCCTGATGAAAGAATTTCAGCCGTGGCCTTTCCTGAATAGATCACATCAAACAGTCCCGCATTTCCAGAGTGGTCTTCGTGGTGGTGGGTGAGATAAACCGAATCACAGGCTCTCTTCCCGAAATATTCTCTTATTTCGTCCCTCACATTTGAACATCCTGAATCGAAAACGAGGTCTGAATAAGCGTAGAATGACGTTGTGAACACCACTCTGCCTCCAACCTCTGCCCCAACTTCAATCCGCTCCACATCCCCAATCCTTTCGGTTGCAAGCATATCAGCCAAAGAATGAGTCAAGGGTTTTTTGTGTATTTCCCTTTATGGTCAGCTCGTTGTACCCGAACCTCTCAAGTATCCTCAAAACACTCGGGATAATCTGATTGTTTATGTAGTACTCCCTGTCAATCCTCTTCTTCTCGTTGCCGAGTTTGGTTTTCAGCTCAACAAGCTCTCCATCAAAGCTTTCAATCAGTTCGAGTGGATAGGCTCTGTCTCCGATGTTGCCGGAACCCTCAACAACCACGAATCCCACCTTTGTGCCTACAGGGTAATGATACCCAAGCTCCATTCCTCTCTTGGCAGCCTTAACGTGTGCCTGAACACTCTCATATCTGGAGGGTTTTCTTGTCAGCCCCTTGTAAATGATGTACTTTTCAAGGGGGTACTCACCGGACTTTATTCTGCCTATCACCTCTCTAACATATTTGAGAGCCTTTTCCGGATTCATTTCTTTCAGGATTATCTCTATAACACTCCTCTGGGTTTCCTTCGCAAGCTCACACCAGTCTCCTCTCCTGACTTCAAGACCCTTGACAACAAGTCTTCCGTCCGATGTAAGTCCGGCGTACCTCTTTTTTTCAACGAAAAATATTGTTCGGTAGATTTCATCGACCTCAATAGTGATTGGTATTTCTTTCGAGATGCGCTTTATCAGCTCCTCCACTTCCTTGCTGTCTGCAAGTCCGTCGTTCTTCTTTACAAAAAGCGAGTCCGTATCGCCATAAAGCACCTCAAACCCCATGCTTCTGGCAATCTCTGCAGATTTCTTTATGAAATGTCTCCCCCATGCTGTTGTCGCCTCAGCACATGCTCTGCAGTACCACCTTGCCCCGCTCCATCCTGTGTATCCGTAAAATGAGTTCGTGAGAATTTTGAGCGTCTGCTGCTTTATGTCGAGAAGCCTGTAGTCGATGCTGTCCCTGTCTGTTTCGCCCATCATGGCTTTCACTTCACGCCTCCGT
It encodes:
- a CDS encoding MBL fold metallo-hydrolase yields the protein MLATERIGDVERIEVGAEVGGRVVFTTSFYAYSDLVFDSGCSNVRDEIREYFGKRACDSVYLTHHHEDHSGNAGLFDVIYSGKATAEILSSGFEIPDYRKLVWGEVEQIPAERFREPEIEFVYTPGHSRDHVVYILDGYAFIGDLIAAKRVSVALRYERYVQIIESLERLLNHDFEIAFGGHGIYRREEVEEYLNYLKWLRQRCLELYERGKSYMEIYAEVFGKAGEKAMMFERFSGGEWSRENLVRSLLGVD